The genomic window CGTATATCAGGTGGATAGATAAAATGAATGTATCCGAGCCCAAGGATCTTAAGATAAGCTCTGATACAAAGATAGTACAGGATTTCAGAGGAAACTACCTGCTGCTGTTCTCAAGCGAGTGGAATATCCGCTGGGCGCTCGAACGAAACGAGGGTCTTGAGCTTTCAGAATTCAACAGAGGCGAATTACAGTAAAGGAGAGTCATACTATGAAGGTTATTATAGGTAACGACCATGCTGCACCGCTTTTAAAAAAGTCAGTGTGCGAGCATTTAAAGGATAAGGGTATTGAATATGATGATATGGGTGTCGCTGCCGGCGAGAAGTGCGATTATCCCGATAAGGCGCAGGAGGTCTGCGAAAAATATCTTGCAGGCGGTTATGATGCTGCAATACTTATCTGCGGTACAGGTGTCGGCATGAGCATGGCAGCCAACAAGATAAAGGGCATTCGTGCTGCTTGCTGCTCAGATGTTTTCTCTGCTCGTTTTACAAGACTGCATAACGATGCAAACGTTCTTTGCTTCGGTGAGAGAGTTGTCGGCGCAGGTCTTGCAAATGATCTTGTAGATGTTTTCCTTGAAACACCGTTTGAGGGCGGCAGACACAAGAGAAGAGTAGATAAGATAATGGCTTTAGAAGAGCTCTGATAGTGATATTTCGGCAGTGTTGTTTACGCTGCCGATTATTTTTTAAAAAAATGTGAGTGAAACACACCAATTCTCTCGTATAATTATATGAAGCGGTAAAACGCTTATCTTTCATGAAAGAGTATCCCCTTAAGGAATGGCGGTGAAGATTTTGAGCGATGATGAAATAGCAAAGATGCTTGTTAACGATAACGGCGGACTTGAAGCAGCAAAGGAGAAATACACACCTCTTGTTATGAAAATATGCAAAGGCTTCCTGTTCAGTGATAATGATGCTGAGGAAGCGTGTGCTGATTGTTTTATTAGGCTATGGAAAACACGCAGGCAGATAGACACCGCAAAAAGCTCGCTCAAAACATATATCTGTATGCTTGCACGTCATGCAGCTATAGACAAGGCAAGGGCAGTGGGTAAGACCGAGACTGAAACTCTTGAAGATAATGACCTGGGCATAGATGTCGATTATGAAGACGAGGCTGCAAAGCGTATAAATATGCAGGTCATTGCTAAATGCGTAAGCTCGATGAGCTCGCCTGCCCGTGAGATATTTATTGACCGCTATTATTTTCAGATGTCTGTAAAGACTATAGCTGACCGCTATGATCTTAAGCCTAAAAAGGTAGAAAACACCCTTGCAAGGGAAAAGAAACGGCTAAAGGAAGCATTGTTGAAAGGAGGCATAATTATATGAGAGATATAGAAAAGCTGCTGCATGAGATACCGCTTGACGAGCTTATGGGTGAGACTGATACCGAAATAATGACACAGCCCATTATCTGTGAAGAAGGCGGCAAGCAGCATGGTGCGGCAAGGGTCAAGACACACAAGGCAGGAGCTTTTGTAGCAGTAGCTGCGGCTATGGCACTTGTGGTAGGCGGCGCAGCATACTGGGGCATGAGCCGAAATAAGCTAAATCCCATGAGCTACAACAGCAAAAACGGTGTCAGCAGCCCGACTGAGAACCAGAACCGGTCGCTTATCGAGCAGAATATCGAAAAATGCTGCGGCGACCCTAAGCTCTGGGGCGACAGACTTGTGGCATTTGATAAGAATATCATTCCGCAGTATTATCTTGACGATGTGGAGGATGTTGATTTTCAGATACTCGGCTATACCTATTCGGGGCAGTATGCACAGGTGTATTTCGCTTTTGAGAACAGAAAGGCTGAGTTCTATCTTAGCAAATATGAGGACGACCCCGACAGTATCGAAGGGACAGTTCAGCATTACGAGGCTGAGATCAAAAAAGCCACCGAAGAGGGCGACTATCAGCGTGCCAAGTATCTGATAGAGCATAAGCCCGAGGGTCTTGTAGACGGCGAGATATCTTACACAAGAAGGAGCTTTGAGTTTTCAAAGCTGCAAATAAAAAATAGCTCGGGAGAAATTATCGCGGGAACGAATATCGAAGACAGCTATACGATTTGCAGCTATCAGCAGCTCGGAGATTATTCGGTCTGGTATGAAAATATTGATATGAGCAAGGCGCCCGACAAGAAGCTGACCTTTGAGTGTGAGTTTGGCAACAGGAGCTGCAAGCCAATTACCTTTAAGCTTGATAAGTATGAAAACGACGGCTATACCGAGATAAACTGCGATGCGCCGACAATAGTCGCATTTCAGTCATCAGCAGGCGAGGTGCTTGATGCAAGAGTCAGCAGGATAAGCTACTCTACAGGCAATACCGTCATAGAGCTTGAAACAGACAAAAAGCTTGCAGACAATGAGAAGATAGTTAAGCTCTACGGCAGCTTTATCCACTTGGAGAACGGTGCTATGTTCTCGGGCGATGTGGTAGTTCCCGTATATGATGATAACAGCTCGCCTTTTTCAAATTCTTTCCTGACCTCTTATCAGGAAAACGGGAAGATATATCTTGTATTTGTCAACGCAAGTATGCCTATGGATATTTCAAGGTTAGAAAGCTTTATAGTCGGTACA from Ruminococcus sp. NK3A76 includes these protein-coding regions:
- the rpiB gene encoding ribose 5-phosphate isomerase B, which gives rise to MKVIIGNDHAAPLLKKSVCEHLKDKGIEYDDMGVAAGEKCDYPDKAQEVCEKYLAGGYDAAILICGTGVGMSMAANKIKGIRAACCSDVFSARFTRLHNDANVLCFGERVVGAGLANDLVDVFLETPFEGGRHKRRVDKIMALEEL
- a CDS encoding sigma-70 family RNA polymerase sigma factor, whose protein sequence is MSDDEIAKMLVNDNGGLEAAKEKYTPLVMKICKGFLFSDNDAEEACADCFIRLWKTRRQIDTAKSSLKTYICMLARHAAIDKARAVGKTETETLEDNDLGIDVDYEDEAAKRINMQVIAKCVSSMSSPAREIFIDRYYFQMSVKTIADRYDLKPKKVENTLAREKKRLKEALLKGGIII